A portion of the Sulfurovum sp. TSL6 genome contains these proteins:
- a CDS encoding LamG-like jellyroll fold domain-containing protein, which produces MRNYRVGLFKKMLLVGMVVPLFMSFSLIAGETVRIMPLGDSITHENYRDDKYNLGGAEEIPEANRTAYRDDLLKLLQTDGYTVDFVGSLNAGGTLMSDADHEGHNGLTDAEMAANVYGYLTNNPADIVLLHIGTNGVITDNGALDVANTLKEIDRYETDNNTNVKVILSRIINCWKDWNNTAAGATDACTDTTVNEITTFNNNVIGMANTRIANGDDIVIVDMENGAGFVYDATDMIDDLHPNDTGYAKMANVWYEALVDNIPLHHWKLDEATEPYIDTYRDANGTCVTACPTQTSGIISNAQLFDGSTAEVNVVDDGTFDWAAGDSFTIEFWMKPDSTTNLQVAIGRHAGTSGNDSWWVGREGNKVKISIGDSLTSIADIDTSGNVWTHVVAVKDFASDQIRLYINGVEDNSVTGITLTDFSGTEPVNIGWFFNKYWFDGALDEMRVYNGVLSAEQIKQHYDNGNVPLKIISTPIISAEVNTPYTYDVNSNDPSATFAITLNPGWMNIDPNTGLITGTPSLVANDDVNVTADNVSQTVVQSFVVKVRDTASLPSGMQHYWKLDENDGATTYIDEYNGATDAMCSAGCPTQILGQVGDAQDFSILNSDLDVPDDDSFDWAVDQNFTVMLWMKPNNTNGIEVAIGRHAGSSGNGSWWIGRDGNKVIVSIGGAANIISNADIDITGTQWTHVVAVKDVANSVIRLYINGIEDNTTSITSSVNFVGTEPVNIGWFETKYWFDGALDDIAIFDGALSASEINAYHQNGYTADVTKPVITMNGSDVSIELGTAYTDEGATASDNIDGDITANIVTVNPVDINTVGVYTVT; this is translated from the coding sequence ATGCGGAATTATAGAGTTGGTTTGTTTAAAAAGATGTTATTGGTAGGTATGGTAGTACCTTTATTTATGTCGTTTTCTCTCATTGCTGGAGAGACGGTTAGAATTATGCCATTGGGTGACTCCATCACACATGAAAATTATCGTGATGATAAATACAATTTAGGTGGTGCTGAAGAAATACCGGAGGCAAACCGTACTGCTTATAGAGATGATCTTCTGAAATTACTTCAAACGGATGGTTATACTGTTGATTTTGTTGGTTCTCTTAATGCTGGAGGAACACTAATGTCTGATGCTGACCATGAAGGACATAATGGGCTAACAGATGCAGAGATGGCTGCTAATGTATATGGTTACTTGACTAACAATCCAGCAGATATTGTATTGCTACATATTGGTACTAATGGTGTAATTACTGACAATGGTGCTCTTGATGTTGCGAATACACTGAAAGAAATTGACAGATATGAAACCGATAATAATACCAATGTCAAAGTAATACTCTCACGTATTATCAACTGTTGGAAAGATTGGAACAATACTGCTGCCGGTGCAACTGATGCATGTACGGATACAACTGTCAATGAGATCACTACATTTAATAATAATGTTATAGGTATGGCTAATACACGTATTGCCAATGGAGATGATATTGTTATTGTAGATATGGAAAACGGTGCAGGCTTTGTTTATGATGCTACAGATATGATAGATGATCTTCACCCTAATGATACAGGTTATGCGAAGATGGCAAATGTGTGGTATGAGGCACTTGTAGATAATATACCTCTACATCATTGGAAACTAGATGAAGCAACAGAACCATATATAGACACATATCGTGATGCAAATGGTACATGTGTTACAGCTTGTCCTACTCAAACCTCTGGGATCATCAGTAATGCCCAGCTGTTTGATGGAAGTACTGCTGAAGTGAATGTGGTTGATGATGGAACGTTTGATTGGGCAGCTGGAGATAGCTTTACTATAGAGTTCTGGATGAAACCAGATAGCACAACAAATCTTCAAGTTGCTATTGGACGTCATGCGGGAACTAGTGGTAATGACTCATGGTGGGTCGGTCGCGAAGGAAACAAAGTTAAGATTTCTATAGGTGATTCTCTTACGAGTATTGCAGATATTGACACAAGTGGCAATGTGTGGACACATGTGGTAGCTGTTAAAGATTTTGCAAGTGATCAGATAAGACTCTATATTAATGGTGTTGAAGATAATAGTGTAACGGGTATAACTTTAACTGATTTTAGCGGAACTGAACCAGTGAATATAGGTTGGTTTTTTAATAAATATTGGTTTGATGGAGCATTGGATGAAATGAGAGTTTACAATGGTGTTTTGAGTGCTGAGCAGATAAAACAGCATTATGATAATGGTAATGTACCCCTCAAAATTATATCTACTCCTATCATATCAGCAGAAGTGAATACACCTTATACTTATGATGTCAACAGTAATGATCCCTCGGCAACATTTGCTATCACGCTTAATCCAGGATGGATGAATATCGATCCGAATACAGGTTTGATAACTGGAACACCATCTCTTGTAGCGAATGATGATGTAAACGTGACTGCAGATAATGTTAGTCAAACAGTAGTTCAGAGTTTTGTAGTAAAAGTGAGGGATACTGCTTCCTTACCAAGTGGCATGCAGCACTATTGGAAACTGGATGAAAATGATGGAGCAACTACTTATATAGATGAGTATAATGGTGCTACAGATGCAATGTGTAGTGCAGGTTGTCCTACGCAAATATTAGGGCAGGTTGGTGATGCTCAGGATTTCAGTATATTGAACTCTGATCTTGATGTCCCAGATGATGATTCTTTTGATTGGGCAGTTGATCAGAATTTTACAGTAATGTTATGGATGAAACCAAACAATACAAATGGTATTGAAGTTGCTATTGGACGTCATGCCGGAAGCAGTGGTAATGGCTCATGGTGGATTGGTAGAGATGGAAATAAAGTAATAGTTTCTATAGGTGGAGCTGCTAATATCATAAGTAATGCAGATATTGATATAACTGGTACTCAATGGACACATGTAGTAGCAGTCAAAGATGTAGCCAATAGTGTTATAAGATTGTATATTAATGGTATAGAAGATAATACTACATCTATTACATCTTCAGTTAATTTTGTTGGAACAGAACCTGTAAATATTGGTTGGTTTGAGACTAAGTATTGGTTTGATGGTGCATTAGATGACATAGCTATTTTTGATGGTGCACTATCAGCTAGTGAGATAAATGCTTATCATCAGAATGGATATACAGCTGACGTCACCAAACCGGTCATCACAATGAACGGTTCAGATGTATCCATAGAGCTGGGAACTGCCTATACTGATGAAGGGGCAACAGCTTCTGATAACATTGATGGGGACATCACAGCAAATATCGTGACAGTCAATCCTGTAGATATCAATACTGTAGGAGTCTATACTGTGAC